The sequence CCGCGCCAGGTCAAGATCCCCGGCATCCTCGTCGACTGCGTCGTGGTGGCGAGACCCGAGAACCACTGGCAGACCTTCGGCACGCAATACAATCCCGCCTTCAGCAGCGAGATCCGGGTCCGCGCCGCCTCCCTGCCGGTGATGCCGGTCAGCGAGCGCAAGATCATCGCCCGGCGCGCCGCCCTGGAGCTCAAGGCCAACAGCGTCGTCAATCTCGGCATCGGCATGCCCGAGGGCATCGCTTCGGTCGCCAATGAAGAGCGGATCATCGACCTCATCACGCTGACGGCGGAGCCGGGCGTGATCGGCGGCATCCCGGCAAGCGGCATCGATTTCGGCGCGGCGATCAACACGCAGGCGGTGATCGACCAGCCCAATCAGTTCGATTTCTACGACGGCGGCGGCCTGGATGCCGCGTTCCTCGGCCTCGCCCAGGTCGACCGTGCCGGCAATCTCAATGTCAGCAAGTTCGGGCCGAAGCTTGCCGGCGCCGGCGGCTTCATCAACATCAGCCAGAACGCCAAGGAGGTCGTGTTCGTCGGTACCTTCGGCGCGGGCAAGCAGCGCGTCGCGGTGACTGACGGCAAGCTCGCCATCCTCGACGAAGCAAAGTCGCGCAAATTCGTCGACAAGGTCGAGCACGTCACCTTCAGCGGCCCGTTCGCCGCCGCGCGCAAGCAACGCACGCTCTATGTCACCGAACGCTGCGTGCTCGAGCTCAGGCCCGATGGGCTCGAGCTCACCGAAGTCGCGCCCGGCATCGACATCGAGCGCGACATCCTGCGCCTGATGGATTTCAAGCCGCTGATCCCGCGCGACCCTGCCCTGATGGACGCCCGCATCTTCCGCGACGGCCCCATGGATCTGCGCGAGCGCCTGCTCACCATCCCGCTCGACCAGCGCTTCACACTGGACGAGCAGCAGAACCTGTTCTTCGTCAATCTGGAGCGCTATCCGCTGCGCAGCAAGGCGGAGATCGATACCATCGCAGCCATCGTCGAGGCGAAGCTCGCGCCGCTCGGCCGCCGGGTCTACGCCATCGTCAATTATGACAACTTTTCCATCCTGCCGGAGCTGATGGACGATTATTCGGCCATGGTGCGCGGCCTGGTCGACCGTTTCTATTCCGGGGTGTCGCGCTACACCACGTCGGGCTTCCTGCGCATCAAGCTCGGCGAAGCCCTGGAGAAGCGCGGCGTCGCGCCGCATATTTTCGAGAGCGCGGAGGAGGCGCAATCGGATCGACGTCAGGCCGAGGGGGCCGACGTATCGCACACCATGCGGCAAGCCCAAAAATGATGCAGGCTCGAAAGGCCGACGCGCTCGGCCGGAGGTTCAATTGCAATGTTCGTAGTGTTGTGCAAATCGCTGTTGCCGAGAAACTTTGAATCAGGAGGGACCATCGTGCGTCGATCATTCATCATAACAACAACCATCCTCGCCCTCGCCGCGAGTACCTCCGCACAGGCCGACGATCTCAAGGTCGCGCTGATCTACGGCAAGACCGGTCCGCTGGAAGCCTATGCCAAGCAGACCGAGACCGGCCTGCAGATGGGTTTTGAATACGCCACCAAGGGCACCATGACGCTCGACGGTCGCAAGATCGTCGTCATCACCAAGGACGACCAGGGCAAGCCGGACCTGTCCAAGGCCGCGCTCGCGGAAGCCTATCAGGACGACAAGGCCGACATCGCCATCGGCACGACCTCGTCGGCTGCGGCGCTGGCGATTCTTCCGGTCGCCGAGGAGAACAAGAAGATCCTGATCGTCGAGCCCGCCGTCGCGGACCAGATTACCGGCGAGAAATGGAATCGCTACATCTTCCGCACCGCGCGCAATTCGTCGCAGGACGCGATCTCCAACGCGGTCGCGATCGGCAAGCAGGGCGTCACCGTCGCGACGCTGGCACAGGACTACGCCTTCGGCCGCGACGGCGTCGCCGCCTTCAAGGAGGCGCTGGCCAAGACCGGCGCGACGCTGGCTGCGGAAGAATATGCGCCGACCTCGACCACCGACTTCACCGCGGTCGGCCAGCGCCTGTTCGACGCGTTGAAGGACAAGCCGGGCCGCAAGGTGATCTGGGTGATCTGGGCCGGCGCCGGCAATCCGCTGGCAAAGCTTCAGGACATGGATCCGAAGCGTTACGGCATCGAGCTGTCCACCGGCGGCAACATCCTGCCCGCGCTCGCCGCCTATAAGGGCCTGCCCGGCATGGAAGGCGCGACCTATTACTACTATGAGATCCCGAAGAATCCGGTGAACGACTGGCTGGTCGCCGAGCACCAGAAGCGCTTCAAAACTCCGCCGGACTTCTTCACCGCGGGCGGCTTCGCCGCCGCGATGTCCGTCGTCGCCGCCGTCACCAAGGCGAAGTCGACCGACACCGAGAAGCTGATCAGCGCGATGGAAGGCCTGGAGTTCGACACGCCGAAGGGCAAGATGGTGTTCCGCAAAGAAGACCATCAGGCGCTGCAGAGCATGTATCACTTCAAGGTCAAGGTCGATCCGAACGTCGCTTGGGCCGTGCTCGAGCCGGTGCGCGAGCTGAAGATCGAGGACATGGACGTCCCGGTCAAGAACAAGCGCTGACGTTTCTTACTTCACCTCCCCCGCTTGCGGGGGGGGGGAGGCCGGGAGAGGGCTCTCTCCCCTTGGGGGTTCTCGCGTGCGGAAACACCCTCTCCCCACCCCTCCCCCGCAAGCGGGGGAGGGCGCCCACTGTGATCGCGGATACTTCCTCATCTCATCATTTGCCAAACAATGACGCTCACCCTCGAAACCCGGGACCTCACCATCCGCTTCGGCGGCCATGTCGCGGTCAACAACGTCACCTGCACGTTCCGCCCGGGCGAGCTCACCGCCATCGTCGGGCCGAACGGCGCCGGCAAGACCACCTATTTCAATCTGATCTCGGGCCAGCTCCGCGCATCGAGCGGCAGCATCCTGTTTGACGGCACCGACATCACCCAGCACTCCGCGCCGCTGCGGACCCGTGCGGGTCTCGGGCGCGCGTTCCAACTGACAAATCTCTTTCCGAACCTCACCGTGGAAGAGAACGTCCGCCTCGCGGTGCAGGCGGCGAACGGCACGCATTACGACATGCTGCGGCCCTGGATGGTGCGCGGCGACCTGATCGCACGTGCCGACGCCATCCTCGACCAGGTCGCACTCGGCAATCGCCGCGGCGTTGCCGCAACCGCGCTGTCGCATGGCGACCAGCGCAAGCTCGAGGTCGCGCTGATGATCGCGCTGGAGCCGAAGGTGTTCATGTTCGACGAGCCGACGGCCGGCATGAGCATCGACGAAGTGCCTGTTGTCCTCAACCTCATCGCGCAGCTCAAGCAGGACGAGAGCAAGATCATCCTGCTGGTCGAGCACAAGATGGACGTGGTGCGCTCGCTCGCCGACCGCATCATCGTGCTGCATAACGGACAACTTGTTGCAGATGGCCCGCCTGCCGAGGTGATTGCCTCGCCGATCGTGCAGGAGGCCTATCTCGGCGTTGCACCGAAGAGCGCAGCATGACCGACCTGCTCAAACTCTCCGGCGTGCACACCCATATCGGGCGCTATCACATCCTGCAGGGCATCGATCTCGCCGTCCCGCAAGGACAGGTCACGATGCTGCTCGGCCGCAACGGTGCCGGCAAGACCACGACGCTGCGCACCATCATGGGGCTGTGGCAGGCGTCCAGCGGTGAGATCAGCCTCGCCGGGATGCGCATCGAAAGCCGCGCCACGCCCGACATCGCCCGGCTCGGCGTCGGCTACGTTCCGGAGAGCATGGCCGTGTTCTCCGACCTCACGGTGAAGGAGAATCTCGTGCTGGCGGCCCGCGACGGGCCGCTGGACGACACCCAGCTCGACTGGATTTTCGGCTTCTTCCCGGCGCTGCGCCGGTTCTGGCTGTCGCGGGCGGGAAGCCTCTCGGGCGGGCAGAAACAAATGTTGTCGATCGCGCGCGCCATCATCGAGCCGCGCAAGCTGCTCCTGATCGACGAGCCGACCAAAGGGCTGGCGCCGGCCATCGTGATGGCGCTGATCGAGTGCTTGAAGGAGATCAAGCGCAAGGGCGCGACGATTCTGCTGGTCGAACAGAATTTCTTTGCCGCCCGCGAGCTCGGCGACAATGTGCTGGTGATGGACAACGGCACCATCGTCCATCGCGGCGAGATGGCGGCGCTCGCCGCCGACGTGCCGCTGCAGGAGCGGCTGCTCGGCCTGAGCCTGGAGGCACATCAGTGACTGACCTTGCCGCAAACGATCCCCTGCCGAAGCCGAAGCGCGACATCGCGCCGGTGCTCCTGCCGATCGCGCTCGCGCTGCTGATGATCCCGCTGATCGGATCGACTTCTTCCTGGCTGACGCTGACCGCCGCGAGCCTTGCCATGGGCATGATGATCTTCATCATGGCCTCGGGCCTCACGCTGGTGTTCGGCCTGATGGACGTGCTGAATTTCGGCCACGGCGCCTTCATTGCCGTCGGCGCCTATGTCGCAACCCTGGTGCTGGCGCCGTTCGCGGCGTCGATCCAGGCGGATTCGCTCTGGATCAACCTTGCGGTGCTGGCCCCGGCCGCGCTGCTGTCGATGGCCGTGTCGGGCGCGCTCGGCCTGGTCGTCGAGCGCGTGCTGATCCTGCCGGTCTACGGCCAGCATCTGAAGCAGATCCTGATGACGACCGGCGGCCTGATCGTCGCCGAGCAGACGCTCTATGCGCTGTGGGGGCCGCAGATCATCCCGATGCCGCTGCCCGCCTCGCTGCGCGGCTCCTTCATCCTCGGCGACGTCGCGATCGCCAAGTACCGCGTGCTGGCGATGCTGATCGGGCTCGCCGTCTTCATCGCGATCCAGCTCGTGCTCAACCGCACCAAGCTTGGCCTGTTAATCCGCGCCGGCGTCGAGAACCGCGAGATGGTCGAGGCGCTCGGCTATCGCATCCGACGCCTGTTCCTCGGCGTGTTCATGACGGGATCGGCGCTGGCCGGCCTCGGCGGCGTGATGTGGGCGCTCTATCGCGAGCAGGTGCACGCCTCCATGAGCGACGACCTCACCGTCTTGATCTTCATCGTCGTCATCATCGGCGGCCTCGGGTCGATCGGCGGCTGCTTCATCGGCGCGATCCTCGTGGCCATGGTCGCCAACTACGGCGGCTTCCTGGTGCCGAAACTCGCCCTCGTCTCCAACATCCTGCTGATGGTCGCCATTCTGATGTGGCGGCCGCGCGGCCTCTATGCGGTGACCAGCCGATGATGATCCTCTCCGGCGATCCGCCGCGCAGCCGCGTTCTCACGCTCCTCCTCGTCGTCATCATCCTGGCGCTGGCGGCAACGCCGTTCCTGTTTCCGGGCGCCAAGGCACTGAACGTCGCGGCCAAGATCTGCGTCTTCGCCGCGCTGGTTGCCTCCTACGATTTGCTGCTCGGCTATACCGGCTCGGTGTCGTTTGCCCACACCATGTTCTACGGCATCGGCAGCTACGCCATCGCGATCGCGCTGTACGGCATGGGCCCGAACTGGGCGGCGGTCGCAACCGGCATCGTCACCGGCCTGCCGCTGGCGGCCCTGCTTGCGCTTGCCATCGGCCTGTTCTCGCTGCGGGTCGCCGCGATCTTCTTTGCCATGATCACGCTCGCGGT is a genomic window of Bradyrhizobium sp. CB1717 containing:
- a CDS encoding acyl CoA:acetate/3-ketoacid CoA transferase; the encoded protein is MSQHPALPYLRNAEKGKVVTAAEAVMLIRDGDTVATGGFVGIGFAEEIAIALEELYLSNEGDAPYTQGKPRNLTLVYAAGQGDGKHRGLNHLAHEGLVRRVIGGHWGLAPKLQQLAIANQIEAYNLPQGVITHLFRDIAARRPGHITRVGMGTFVDPRHGGGKLNARTTEDMVELITLRGEECLLYKTFPINVGIIRATTGDPDGNLTMEKEALTLEALAIAMAAHNSGGIVIAQVERVAESGSLNPRQVKIPGILVDCVVVARPENHWQTFGTQYNPAFSSEIRVRAASLPVMPVSERKIIARRAALELKANSVVNLGIGMPEGIASVANEERIIDLITLTAEPGVIGGIPASGIDFGAAINTQAVIDQPNQFDFYDGGGLDAAFLGLAQVDRAGNLNVSKFGPKLAGAGGFINISQNAKEVVFVGTFGAGKQRVAVTDGKLAILDEAKSRKFVDKVEHVTFSGPFAAARKQRTLYVTERCVLELRPDGLELTEVAPGIDIERDILRLMDFKPLIPRDPALMDARIFRDGPMDLRERLLTIPLDQRFTLDEQQNLFFVNLERYPLRSKAEIDTIAAIVEAKLAPLGRRVYAIVNYDNFSILPELMDDYSAMVRGLVDRFYSGVSRYTTSGFLRIKLGEALEKRGVAPHIFESAEEAQSDRRQAEGADVSHTMRQAQK
- a CDS encoding substrate-binding domain-containing protein, whose product is MRRSFIITTTILALAASTSAQADDLKVALIYGKTGPLEAYAKQTETGLQMGFEYATKGTMTLDGRKIVVITKDDQGKPDLSKAALAEAYQDDKADIAIGTTSSAAALAILPVAEENKKILIVEPAVADQITGEKWNRYIFRTARNSSQDAISNAVAIGKQGVTVATLAQDYAFGRDGVAAFKEALAKTGATLAAEEYAPTSTTDFTAVGQRLFDALKDKPGRKVIWVIWAGAGNPLAKLQDMDPKRYGIELSTGGNILPALAAYKGLPGMEGATYYYYEIPKNPVNDWLVAEHQKRFKTPPDFFTAGGFAAAMSVVAAVTKAKSTDTEKLISAMEGLEFDTPKGKMVFRKEDHQALQSMYHFKVKVDPNVAWAVLEPVRELKIEDMDVPVKNKR
- a CDS encoding ABC transporter ATP-binding protein, whose amino-acid sequence is MTLTLETRDLTIRFGGHVAVNNVTCTFRPGELTAIVGPNGAGKTTYFNLISGQLRASSGSILFDGTDITQHSAPLRTRAGLGRAFQLTNLFPNLTVEENVRLAVQAANGTHYDMLRPWMVRGDLIARADAILDQVALGNRRGVAATALSHGDQRKLEVALMIALEPKVFMFDEPTAGMSIDEVPVVLNLIAQLKQDESKIILLVEHKMDVVRSLADRIIVLHNGQLVADGPPAEVIASPIVQEAYLGVAPKSAA
- a CDS encoding ABC transporter ATP-binding protein, which produces MTDLLKLSGVHTHIGRYHILQGIDLAVPQGQVTMLLGRNGAGKTTTLRTIMGLWQASSGEISLAGMRIESRATPDIARLGVGYVPESMAVFSDLTVKENLVLAARDGPLDDTQLDWIFGFFPALRRFWLSRAGSLSGGQKQMLSIARAIIEPRKLLLIDEPTKGLAPAIVMALIECLKEIKRKGATILLVEQNFFAARELGDNVLVMDNGTIVHRGEMAALAADVPLQERLLGLSLEAHQ
- a CDS encoding branched-chain amino acid ABC transporter permease, which produces MTDLAANDPLPKPKRDIAPVLLPIALALLMIPLIGSTSSWLTLTAASLAMGMMIFIMASGLTLVFGLMDVLNFGHGAFIAVGAYVATLVLAPFAASIQADSLWINLAVLAPAALLSMAVSGALGLVVERVLILPVYGQHLKQILMTTGGLIVAEQTLYALWGPQIIPMPLPASLRGSFILGDVAIAKYRVLAMLIGLAVFIAIQLVLNRTKLGLLIRAGVENREMVEALGYRIRRLFLGVFMTGSALAGLGGVMWALYREQVHASMSDDLTVLIFIVVIIGGLGSIGGCFIGAILVAMVANYGGFLVPKLALVSNILLMVAILMWRPRGLYAVTSR